AATTGAATCTCAGACTTTTCATTGGATTTTAAGATTTATAGAAACGTCAGGTTCCATTGAGGATGACCTGGATTCACTGTCCCCAATAAAGTGAGTTCACCAGTGGTTTGGCTGATAGTGAATTGATATATATCCCCGCTATTATTTGCCACATAGGCGAAACGTCCGCTTGGATCGATTATCATATAACGCACGTTTCCAACTAGTCCAGACTGTTTTGAGGAGAAAGAAATTTTTCCCGATTTTGAATCCACCGTATAACAAGATATTTCACCTTCATTGATATGGACTAAATAGAAAAAATTTCCGCTAGGATGGATTGCTGTACCATTGATGCTCAGGCCGTGAAAAACAGAATCCACAAAAGCCATTTGTCCCGTATTTTTATCAAAACTTAAAACCGTTACAGTAGGACTAGTAGCAACATATAAATATCTGCCATTGGGATGAGTTGCAACAAAACCTGAGCCTCCACTGGGAAAACTTGGACTAATTCCTACTTGTGTTAAACTTCCATCATTATAGTTGATTCGATAGGAAACAATTTCTGTTAAGCTAGGACTAATATAAAAGATAAAATTCCCATTGCGTGAAATTTGAATCACATTGTGAGGAACAGCAGTTGGGTAGGCTGAAAGAAAAGTAAGAGTGCCATCGGAATTGATCGCAAAAGCCCGAATCTCCATATTACCTTCCGATGCAAGGTATAAAAATCTACCGTCGGGAGTGATGACAAGATTTCTCGGTGCTGCACCCGCCGAAGAAGTAGGGATAGAATTTGCAGTGAGAGCACCCGTACTCTGGTTGATTAAAAATTGGGAGAAAGTTCCACCGTATAAGTTTGCAGTAAATAAAAACTTTCCTGTTGGATCGACTCCGATCCCTGTGGGTCCATCACCAGTTGCATATACTCCAACTGAGGATAGGACTCCGGTTGTCTGGTTCATAGACAGAAAGCCAACAAAATCATTTAAATCCATAGAGGTATAAACATAACCCGAATACACCGTGATATCGGAGCTAGCATTGGTCCGTCCATCGGCTGCTGTGGCAGTGATCCAAACCTTTCCATTGCCAATACTTTGGACGAGTCCATTGGCATCGACTGTAGCCACAGAATTGTCGCTACTGGACCACTGAAAAGTAGAATCTGTTTTGGAACCGTACAAATAGTACTGTGCTTTGAGTTGCAAACTGTCCCCTTTATGAATGCCAGCCCAACTATGATTGAGTTCGACCGTAGAATTGGAGTCAGCAAGTAAGGCCAAAAGACCAAACAACGATTTGGAGGAAGGATTTTTTTCGGGAAAAAGGAGATTGTGAACGATGGGATTGAGCAGGCAGGCGTTGAAGGAAAAAAGACAAATGAATAAGTAAAAAACTTTCTGATACTTTGTGATTGTTGGAAGATACAATCGATGAGAACGATTTGTTTTCATAGAAATCAACAAACATAAGTAAAGCGGATATGAAAATTGTCATTCCTAAAATCTAGAACCATTGGTAAAAAAATCTTTGTTTTGAACTGCGTTAGCGCCAGGGATTGCAGTGGAAATCGAAGCGAAGCGGAGATTGCAACGGAAAGCCCGGTCATGCCTGGAACAAATGAGACTTACAGGAAAAAATCGAGGCGCCCCGAGTTTTAACAAAGATGGCAAATCTGTGGATTTGGTTGAACTTTACAGCGTTTTTGATCGTCTTAGAAGGGAAGGAATTATTTTATATATTTATAAACTCTATGACAAAAACAAAAACTCTCACATCCAATGACTGGCTTTCGATCACTTCCTTTTTGGTATTGGTCTTTGCCATGATCGCACCCATTGGCGAAGGACTGCTGATTGCATTCGCTGTTGTATTTTTAGCAGTGGGAATTTCCAGTGCGGTTCACAATGCAGAAGTCATTGCCGAACGAGTGGGACCTGCACTCGGAACATTGATTTTGGCAATTTCAGTCACGGTGATTGAAGTGGCACTTATCGTAAGTCTTATGAGTAACGACACTGCAGACTCACCACAAATTGCAAGAGACACTGTGTTTGCGGCTCTAATGATTGTGACCAATGGTATCATTGGAATCTGTATTTTGTTAGGTGGATTGAAACATAAAGAATTAGGATTTCAATTGGTGGGAACAACCGCTTTACTAGGAGTTCTTGCTGTGTTATCCACTCTCACATTAATTTTGCCATTATACACAACTTCCACAAACAAAGGAACTTATAGTGCGGGGCAATTGATTTTTGTTTCCTTTGCCTCTCTTGTTTTATACGGATCTCTTGTTTGGTCACAAACCAAGTCTCATAAAAACTTTTTTTCTGCTTCCGAAGGTGAGGTTCTGCCAACCGACACAACCGCAACTAAACCTTCCAAAAAAAGAGCCATTACTAGTTTTATCTCGCTTTTATTTTCACTCGTCGCCGTTGTTGGATTGTCAAAAATTTTAAGTCCGACAATCGAAAGCACCATAGCCGCATTAGGTGCACCAAAAGCAGTAGTGGGGATAGTCATTGCGATTCTTGTCCTTGCGCCAGAAACATTGGCTGCGATGAATGCAGCAAAAATCAATGAATTACAAACCAGCTTAAATTTAGCTTTGGGATCGGGAGCAGCCAGTATTGCGCTGACCATTCCCGCAGTGAGTCTCTATTCGTTGTTATTTGACAAGCCACTCACCCTTGGTTTGGATACCAAGGGAATTGTGTTTTTAATGGTAACATTTCTTGCAGGAAGTTTTACTTTTGGATCAGGAAGGACCACATCCCTTCATGGACTCATCCACTTAGTGATTATGGCTTCTTTTTTGGCGATCTCTCTTATGCCATAAAGAGTCCGCTTAACTTCCACATACGAGGCATCCTTCTTCCATAGAACAAGATTCGCCGACAAATTCAGATTCCGCTTGGACTTTGTTAGTTGATTCTTGCATAGCAAGTTCGTTCTCTTTTGTAATTTTGTCTTTGGCTTTTTCCACAGTGAATTGAATGGCTTGGGTAGCGGCTTTCGTTCGTAAGTAATACATTCCTGTTTTTAAACCTTGTTTCCATGCATAAAAATGCATAGACGAAAGTTTAGAAACTGTAGGATTTTCCACAAACAAGTTTAAAGACTGGGATTGGCAGATAAAGGCACCACGGTCTCTTGCCATATCAATGAGTGATCTTTGTTTCATTTCCCAAACTGTTTTATAGATTTCTTTGATAGAATCAGGAATGGAAGGAATGGATTGGATACTGCCACCCGCTTCAATAATTTGATTTTTCATTTCAGAATTCCAAAGTTCGAGTTCAATTAAATCATGTAACAAGTGTTTATTGACAATGATAAATTCTCCACTCAAGACTCGTCTTGAATAAATATTGGAAGTATAAGGTTCAAAACATTCGTTGTTTCCCAAAATTTGTGAGGTGGAAGCTGTGGGCATGGGGGCCACAAGAAGGGAATTTCTCGCGCCATATTGGATCACTTCTTTACGAAGGCTTTCAAAATCCCAACGTCCTGTTGGATTTACATTCCATAAATCAAATTGAAATATTCCCTTCGAGAGAGGAGATCCCGAATAACTTGGATAAGATCCTTCCACTTTT
Above is a window of Leptospira wolbachii serovar Codice str. CDC DNA encoding:
- a CDS encoding beta-propeller fold lactonase family protein; the encoded protein is MKTNRSHRLYLPTITKYQKVFYLFICLFSFNACLLNPIVHNLLFPEKNPSSKSLFGLLALLADSNSTVELNHSWAGIHKGDSLQLKAQYYLYGSKTDSTFQWSSSDNSVATVDANGLVQSIGNGKVWITATAADGRTNASSDITVYSGYVYTSMDLNDFVGFLSMNQTTGVLSSVGVYATGDGPTGIGVDPTGKFLFTANLYGGTFSQFLINQSTGALTANSIPTSSAGAAPRNLVITPDGRFLYLASEGNMEIRAFAINSDGTLTFLSAYPTAVPHNVIQISRNGNFIFYISPSLTEIVSYRINYNDGSLTQVGISPSFPSGGSGFVATHPNGRYLYVATSPTVTVLSFDKNTGQMAFVDSVFHGLSINGTAIHPSGNFFYLVHINEGEISCYTVDSKSGKISFSSKQSGLVGNVRYMIIDPSGRFAYVANNSGDIYQFTISQTTGELTLLGTVNPGHPQWNLTFL
- a CDS encoding calcium:proton antiporter — translated: MTKTKTLTSNDWLSITSFLVLVFAMIAPIGEGLLIAFAVVFLAVGISSAVHNAEVIAERVGPALGTLILAISVTVIEVALIVSLMSNDTADSPQIARDTVFAALMIVTNGIIGICILLGGLKHKELGFQLVGTTALLGVLAVLSTLTLILPLYTTSTNKGTYSAGQLIFVSFASLVLYGSLVWSQTKSHKNFFSASEGEVLPTDTTATKPSKKRAITSFISLLFSLVAVVGLSKILSPTIESTIAALGAPKAVVGIVIAILVLAPETLAAMNAAKINELQTSLNLALGSGAASIALTIPAVSLYSLLFDKPLTLGLDTKGIVFLMVTFLAGSFTFGSGRTTSLHGLIHLVIMASFLAISLMP